In Lolium rigidum isolate FL_2022 chromosome 7, APGP_CSIRO_Lrig_0.1, whole genome shotgun sequence, the DNA window AAAGTAGTGGGAGCTTAGTCAATCGTATGTTGTTATGTGTTATGTGTTCCATATAAAATTGTACATACAACAAGAGAAATTGCACAACATATATTATCCTACCCTCCTATTTTACCATGGCCACTTAGACTTAGTCATGGCTGCTATAGGGAAGTCACAAGACCGCTCGGTGCTGgtgcattttatttcaaagtttagATTTTTGAGTAGTAGTAGATAAATATCCTTTGTAAAAGCGCACACTATGGTGTGGTTTGGTTTAGGTCCTGATTGTGTTGTTCAGGAGCCGTGCGGCCCCCAGAGGGAGAGGCGACGACGCGGCTGCATAAGGTAATCCCCAAAACTCATACTCAAGTGCAGCAACTTGTGtgccaatttagggttcatatgaaattGGGATTTAGGGTTAGAGTTCATACAACATTAGGGATTTAGATATGTTATTGCTTGTAGATGGCTTGCATATGACCGAAAGATAACTAATCTGAGGGCTAAACATCAACAAAACAGCCTAAAAAACATGATCTACACCATAATTAGGATCATTAGATTGTATTAGGGTTCTAGTGCTAACCATAAACAACGTCTGATACCAGGTCTAAAACTTTAGGAGTAGCACAAGATAACGCATGGCATCGCCTAGAACACCTATTGCATATGAAAAAAAGGAGGAGTAGAGATGCATTACGCATTGCCGGAGTTGCCATCGTCGCCTTCTTGTTGCAGGCGTGAAGCAGCGATGTTGTGGATGATCTAGGGATCTTCCTGATCCCCTCAGGTCTCCAGCGGCACTGCCCTGGCACCGCCGGGGTGTAGGCTGGTCTTTCCGTTGTTCCTGGCCTCTCCTAATCGGTGGAGATGAAGGAATGTGGGAGAACAACTTCGATAGATCGTGAACTCGTCAAATCGATCATCTCCAGGCTCCCCACCCCTTTATATGGCGCAATACAACGGGGGACCAAACCATCGAGTTGATTTTGGTGCCCCGATCAGGGGGCATAGGAAAAAGGAATCAAACCCTGAAGTCAAAATCCCTATCGTTTGCACCCTGAATTTTAAACCCTGAATTTGTAGAGGTTCGGCGGATCAAACCCTGAAGTCAAAATCCATATCGTTTGCACCCTAAACTTACTAATCCTGGTCTAAATCCAACCCTGGAGCCGTTTGGAGCACTGGGAATGCACCGATCCCGGCTGTGATTACAAGCTACTCTCACTGATAATGGGACCCAACTGTCATATTCATCTCTCTCCTTCGGCCAGGATTACAAGCTTCTCGCTGTGCCGTCCGCTGTCGCTGACCTCGCCACATTCCTTCATCGGTGCAGAACCAGAGGAGAGGGAGGCAACTTTCACGGATCAGTTGATGCCAAGGTGATCCAAAGTGCGGAGGAGATAGATGAATATGACAGTTGGGTCCCACTATCAGTGAGAGTAGCTTGTAATCCCAGCCGGGATCGGTGCATTCCCGGTGCTCCAAACAGCTTCAGGGTTTGATTTAGACCGGAATTAGTAAGTTTAGGGTGCAAACGACAGGGATTTCGATTTCGAGGTTTGATCCGCCGAACCTCTACAAATTCAGGGTTTAAAATGGACTTCTAGGAAAAAGTCACGTACGAGATAAGCACCTGAACGTTGGTCCCGTGGGCCCCCTTTTTATCTTAACGTCCTTAACGTTTGACCCTCTCCTGTTAACTAAAACTGTATGTCAAACCCGATAGATCAACCAACAAAACCTTGACCTCGATGTAACCCCTATTGCTTAATATATCCTCTTTTGCCCGCAAGAAAACATAAACTTCTCAAATTAAAACATGATTTGGTTGTTGTCTCCGTGTTGCTGGTCAAATTTGAGTAAGATATACAGTGAATCTATACTCGCAGcaacaaataaaagaaaatgaaagaCAGCAAGTCAAGGAGGCATTTACGACCCTggtctcttcctcttcttccatcCCCAATCCATCACTTCACCCTCCACGCTTCTCGCCAGCCATGGCCTTGGCCGGATGAACCCACAACCACTTTGCAGATCCTCTCGCGCGCATCACACCATCGTACTCCCCGTGCCACGACCTTTCCATCGATCCGTCTCTCGGGCACATGCATTGAGGTTGTCCGTTCTCCGTTCCAGGGCTCACTGCTAGCCAGGACGCGAGGGCGAGGAGAGTAGTCTCGATGAGCGGTGGACCGGACGCCGCCTCGCCGGAGGTTCCCTCTGAGGACGGCGGGAGCGGCGAGTGGCGGCGCATTTTCAACCGGGTTGAGGCGCTGCTGCCGCGGGTCGAGGAGCTCGCCGCGGACCGTGCTCGCCTCGAGGAAGCCACCAGGACCCAGCAAGAACTGTCGGCAGCACGCGAGAACAGCCTCCATGCccgcctcctccaggtgatccacTGAATCGCGAGTTTATTCCTGCTAGGGTTTTTATTTATTCGTGGGATTGTTCGCGCGCGCCTGACGCTAATGCTGCTTATTTTTGTTCGAGCTGTAGGCGAAGGCGAGCAGGTGGAGGTGGAAGACGGCCTACATTGAGCTGCCTCTCTTGGCCAATCCCAAGATCATCGGTAAGAATACGCCGCTGGGCCCTTGTTTATCGGTCCTGCTAAAATGCAATCTCACTTTCTTGGTGCTAATCTCACATATTTTTCCCGACGATTTTTGTTTCCAGATTTTTTGATCTAATTTTGGACGATTTTGCTTTTTTTGTGGAGAAAACTTGGCACCActgttttttttccttcttttggaTCGATCACTAATTCACTATGGACGTAATCTTTATGATGTTATATTGCTACTTATATCACTCCCTTGTGTGTTCACTGTAGAACTCCAAGAGAATGATTTGGAGGATTCCAGGAAATGTGAAGCTCTTGTTGACGTCGATGACTCAGGACCAGAGGTACTTGCATAAACATCAGTTGCAGAGCTCAAAAACATTCAATCAAGCTTGTGCATTTCATTGATTTTCTTACTCGCCGTTGCCTATTTTTAATAATGCTAGATACCACTCAAGGGAGCTGAAAGGCATTTAGAGCGCAGTGAAACAAATGTCGTGGGTTATGAGGATGTTGTCAGAGATTTAAGAGCTGAGCTAACAAAATTAAAGCAAGCTTATGAGACCCTGAGCACAAACAAGGATAAGGAAACTTCTGAATCAGCACACAAGCTTCAGCGGAACATAGAGGATATGTTTGATGATGCAGAAAACAAGGTACTGATTCATTCTTTAGGGTAGGCTACTGAAAATGCATTCCTTTACTGAGAAGAgatgaaatcaaaaaacaaaAAGATGGGAAGCCCGCAAGTCTGAATTGAAAATGCACTTCTTATCAAACGTATTGTTTGCAATAATATGTCCAGCTCATAGTACATTTTTATCCTTCCGTGCTATTCCTCTAGTGACCTGCTTTGGGCATGGTACGGTGCATCCTTAACAGACCCTCTCTTGCTATACATGCATATATAGTTGATGTTTATAAGTAAACCTGATTGATAATTTCTATCACTGATAAAATTATGCAATGTTCAACCAAATTCACTATTTTCAGTGTAGTTGATTGCCTTTTGACATCTGGCCATTGGCTGTTTTACTGATATGCATGGTATATAATCTAGTATTCCTTAGACCAAGAGTCACATTTCCTTATGTGATGtatcttattttatttttctcaaaAGGTATAAACATCTTGATTCTTGATAGGCTGCCCGTATGAAACATGTCTTTcactgaaaaaatggaaaaataatAAAGTGATGAATCACATTTCCCTTTTGTAATGTGTGATACTCCTTCACACATTATATGACTATTCGAAAATGCAGGAGGGATACCAATGAGATGCATATTGAACAGCCCACGGTGTGTTTCCTTTTCACTTGCACTTCTCACTCCCTCCTACATATTTGCTGATGCATCACAGATCTAGCACACCTGTGTTACTAATATTCTCAGGATTTAGTTAATTATGTTAGTTACTGTCTTTTCTGCTAGACAATTTTGAGTGCCATCTTTTCTAAAAACCGAGTAGATCTAAATGATCATATTCCTCATAAGATATTCTTGGTTTGTTTTCTCTGTTTTTCCATCGGAGTGGATCTAACAGTATTGACACACACACTATCCAATTATTGTACTTGCAAATTTGTCGTCGTAATCAGACTTCTATGATTATAACACCTGATTTTTCCGCTCCTGTTGTGCACTTAACATAGCCTCATGCTTGTTTCTGGCCAGGGACTCATCTAATTTACAATTTGTTGACTTGTCAACACTTTACTGGCCAACGATTAATTTGACGGACGATATTTGAAAACAGCTGTTGGTCCCAGCCTTTAGTAGAGTCCACAGTATTTGTTAGGTAgcatttcgattttttttgttaGGTAGCAATATTGGTTTGTCTATTTATCATCCCTGAATTAATTTCAAAGATATGCATCATGTAAGGGGCTGATCTTATACCATTTCTTTATCCCAGGACTGGTTAGATGGAGAGTATCAATATCAGCCCCTTACATGTAACGACAACATAGCTAGCTCAATGATGGTACTGATATTCATTTGTCACATTCATTCTTATGCCATGGGCAGTGTAAACATTCCTAGTCAATCTGATCTGAATAAGATGTATTGCCATATGCAATACCAACTGCTGTACCATGGAACCTGTTAATTTGTCGCGGCTAACATGAAGGTTTCTGTTCTTGGTTCTACTTTCTGTTGGAGTTGTTACTGTTCTTCTCATTACCATTTCCTGGCATTAATGAAAGGCTTTTGTGTAAGATGCTGATGTTTTGCGCACCCGTTTCGCCAGATGTGGATCTTTGTCAAGATCTGTGATAGCAAGACCGTCACTCTGGAGGTAGTGGATTCAGATACGATCTATAGCGTCAAGGCTAAGATTCAAGACAAGGAGGGCATACCTTCATGCCAGCAGAGGCTCATGTTTGATGATCAGCTATTGGTGGGCAGCTGCACCCTGAAGGACCACAGCATCCAGAACGAGGCCACCCTAACCCTTCACCTTGTAATCCAAGGGATGCATATCTTTGTCAAGCCGATCGTTGGTAAGATCATGACCATTGAGGTTGATAGAGCAGATAACGTGTACAGTATAAAGGCGAAGATTTTCGATGAGACGGGCTTTGCCCCAGTTGGGCAGCGCCTCATCCTTTATGGGAAGATGCTGGAGGAAGACCGCACCCTGGCCTATTATGGCATACAAAATGACTCTACCCTCCATCTcaacttgcgcatcccgcttctgAGAGATCGGATACGCATCTCGATCAGGACGGTTACTGGGAAGACCATCGTTGAACGGAATGGTATGCGCTCAGAGACCGTTGGCAATATCAAGGCGAAGAACTATGTTGAGTTGGGCATTCCCACAGACCAGCAGTGCCTTTCCACAGGCGGAAAGCCGCTTGAGGATGGCTGCACTGTGGAGGAGGCGAAGAAATGTTGTTGCTGTGATCTCCTTCTGCAACTCCGTCTTCCTGGTATTCAGTGAGATGGATGAAGTTATCTTGGCTGTGTCTTTTCGGCCCAAATGTAGTGTAGAGAAGGAAATTTGTCTTCTACTTTTGGTGATCTTAGGTAGGGATTGAAACTAAAGAGCTGGTTAGTTATCATGCATGGGGCTTATTTTGGGGTAATGCAGGTTGTAAGATTAATGAACAAAATTGCTGCTTCTGGGATCGTGACTGTCATCGAAAGACCTGATATATTCTAGGACATTTCCATGCCTGTGTATGCTGAACTAGACTGGGAACCATGGTTCTATTCCACGATGTTTAGTAAAAAATTTCAAACATAAGACAACTTTGATACCTTAACTCTTGCAAATTGAAAAAAGATTTAAATTGACCATTCATTCCTTAAAAGTATTTTGGTCTGAGTCAATTTCAGACAAGAAAAAAATGGTATTTCTCGGGGGAACCAACAATCTGAAATACCTATATCTGACCAAAACTGAATTTTAAAATCCTGGACTGAAAACAGTCTATTTACTCATAGCTGAATTGAAATCAGTCAGTCCGATTCATATACCAATCAAAATCCGTCTCGCTAATTCATATCTCAAACCTCATAATAGATTCTGAGAGATCGGGTACAGATCTCGATCAGGACGGTTACTGGAAAATGCTGGAGAAAACCGGGATTTGATTTCTCGCCCAAAAAA includes these proteins:
- the LOC124671701 gene encoding uncharacterized protein LOC124671701, which encodes MSGGPDAASPEVPSEDGGSGEWRRIFNRVEALLPRVEELAADRARLEEATRTQQELSAARENSLHARLLQAKASRWRWKTAYIELPLLANPKIIELQENDLEDSRKCEALVDVDDSGPEIPLKGAERHLERSETNVVGYEDVVRDLRAELTKLKQAYETLSTNKDKETSESAHKLQRNIEDMFDDAENKVLIHSLG
- the LOC124676553 gene encoding polyubiquitin-like, with amino-acid sequence MWIFVKICDSKTVTLEVVDSDTIYSVKAKIQDKEGIPSCQQRLMFDDQLLVGSCTLKDHSIQNEATLTLHLVIQGMHIFVKPIVGKIMTIEVDRADNVYSIKAKIFDETGFAPVGQRLILYGKMLEEDRTLAYYGIQNDSTLHLNLRIPLLRDRIRISIRTVTGKTIVERNGMRSETVGNIKAKNYVELGIPTDQQCLSTGGKPLEDGCTVEEAKKCCCCDLLLQLRLPGIQ